Proteins found in one Labrenzia sp. VG12 genomic segment:
- a CDS encoding 6-carboxytetrahydropterin synthase, which produces MFAVEVRDHVMIAHSFRGELFGPAQALHGATFVIDAAFLAESLDANGVVIDIGRAHEALKEVLEPLNYKNLDEVPEFAGINTTTEFLTKHVHDHLARAARDNRLGRPGGELAAIRVTISESHVARAWYEASI; this is translated from the coding sequence ATGTTTGCAGTCGAAGTACGCGACCACGTGATGATTGCCCATTCCTTCAGGGGCGAGCTGTTCGGCCCGGCCCAGGCGCTTCATGGAGCCACCTTTGTCATTGATGCGGCCTTTCTGGCCGAAAGCCTTGATGCAAACGGCGTGGTGATCGATATCGGCCGCGCGCACGAGGCCCTGAAAGAAGTGCTGGAACCGCTCAATTACAAGAACCTGGACGAGGTTCCGGAATTTGCCGGCATCAACACGACCACGGAATTCCTGACCAAGCATGTTCACGATCATCTCGCCCGTGCCGCGCGCGACAATCGGTTGGGCCGGCCGGGGGGCGAACTTGCCGCGATCCGGGTGACAATTTCCGAAAGCCACGTCGCGCGCGCCTGGTACGAAGCGTCGATCTAG